The genomic region ttaatgtgtatatcaacgtatgtatcactatatataatacaataatattctCGATATACGTACGCGCGTGATAGAAGGTCGTTCGGGGAAAAATGTTCATGACAccgatataaaaataccatatagaggatttaattaacgtgtatatctacgtatatatctgtaatatcgtgatataatatatttacaagaaatggatgataagaaattagtaataattcacaaaaaaggatatcgtagtagaaatattataaaaaaacattttctgttttagtgtagagttactccttcttacagacagtgtcgtacaaatctgtacgtctctgagaaaatgtaggtatctgagcccttacttcctcaacaacttttagatctgatagaaaaaagaaacatacgaagtaataagtaatgcttactaataaatttaacaaatacagaggaagatggctaaatcgataaattaacgagactaaaaattaattacatcatggatctctcgcttttaattttaagctgtaaattaccgatatcggtgactttttttttttatttatttgttgaaatttttttttttttttttttttttttttttttgatatcggtgactgccatattctcttgaatttccaaatcgtaaagaatctttccccagggattggtcaactgtgtatgtccccatgcgacgtaacttgcttaaggaacacaagccggtgatatgcaggcaacgtataattgattatcattcgctctgaaacgctgaagtaatgaccagtgcagtggtccagtggtcatattgaatgccgctggatatatcagcatttggcaacctaacccagagaagcaggaaatatgaagccaccgaataccaattaacttcgtagttgcacggttcacattccatcatttctgaatatgcgaggacagtcctcttattgtgcttttaattcttttatttgtttcattttcagcaaatatactggttttttaaattaagcttctttttatacagagttacagattatattaattttatatagaatatatttaagaaagatatttaattttttgctagttaagtattggtcgattaagttactgtacctttgttccgataaatgcgtgccatttcctcgaatctaatatcatagcaaatgccaatacctattttgcagcccttcacatcgaacgtcgttagggagttaccaggactgagtgaatcactctctcgaaaagtaatcttattaggaatgtcgatgtcgaatagatgtacctaataacataaaaatgtggtcgctaattctattgctgcaacttttgtaatttaatatcaaagttaccaactcctaaactttaattattttttatttaataactgacagcgtttttatcactttcttttattaaaaaatcttatcatttaataatgtttaaaaaggagaaaaaataagtagaataatattttaagtatgtgaaaaatgtatacaacaacaaacacattacaacaaaaatgggcgtttcccgtatcataacgtattttataaaccgtaaattatagaattggttatagtatacgtatgtacatatgtatattcctaaattattcctagatagagtcactttcttcaccccaatattttcaaattcaaagccataaaggaatatattacttacctttcggtgttttgctatcaaagttccatcgggaccccaaatagtacaggtattgtacaatttagcgccctctatttcaggcatcgtaccaccaactacatagatgttgttttctttagctgcgttcgatgaagcaacgctcgtttcaccatcaggaatactctcggcgtattttggaaagtactctgcattgcaatatttcaattaatgaaaaataactgtcttttgttccaaccataaattaaattgaaatgtttgtcagttttttattttttaaattattaaaataactaagttttatatttcgacttaattaaatatgcaattacttagctaatagtatatataataaattgtttctacaggttcaaaatgaaaaatgaatatttagaaatatttaattacgacaatgctatttgtgttagcatcagtggcttgttactcaacgactttgctagtactttttgaaacataaagttagttttcaattaacacttatactagagacggaattataaatgcaaaataattgataatactaatttataagtacctaattattagtatcttaaaaaatatatttatacaaaaatcacgataatcatgaaaatggggaaatcctatattctcgaatcaattcacaatttattttgtatattaattagattccgcgctcatcagtacgtactcactcgTACGTactcgagaaaatgtatcggcaattcctcgtacgaccagaggatcggaaatatcaaaggatattatggcgcagcgcgagtggagaaacagaaacatatgagcttaacaccgtaatactcttatcatagaaatagaagcagtcctcaattcccgcccgctaactcctatctccaccgatccaaatgatctcctagctctcactcccggacatttcctcattggcgattcattaatgtgcttacgtgatcgagatttcagagacattccatcgaaccgactctccaaatggcagcatatccaacagcttaaacaacatttttggaaccgctggcataaggagtatttgaacgagctaaccaaccgcaataaatggagcaagggtggacacagcatccaaaagggcacaatcgtcatccgcagagaggacaacgttccctccatgcattggcctctgggccgagttatcaaggttcaaccaggcgccgatggtgtcatccggacagctacagttcaggcggcaaagagcattttggatcggggcgtcaaaaggcttgtcccactgccaattcaacccgatctcgagaaacccgaacaactagccaccgagacgaaataagatgggaacttcaaccacacctcgctagtttgatcggtaccctctcaacggggggagaatgttacgccatgcggcttacaataggtcatattcttaactatcgatcgcggcactataatgtcgcagacggatcgtcgcgtctgcctggcaaacaaacattgtagtggcaagcgcatggtccattaagcagggcgacttccagaaacgtcgactcgtggcccgtattttacctcgcagtaaaagaatgtggcgtgatccgaacgtagtgggtgtcgccttccagaaaaaacgaaaaaaatcgaaaggcgttcagaacttttcgagaagtcgaaccgtcaacacatgtggtatgtcgcgcattacttatcaaccaaaacgcagttacattttttttgttccatttatatctttctagttaataagttgttgaaataaacattaatttatttgtgttaattctgtggaatttcattgaactacccttattatcataatcgaaataaggggatcgatcagttcgtggcgtcgattatttaatcgtaacgggaacttacaactctcgttgacgtgctatctcgcgatcgcgtctctccgcgaacggtcgaaacaaaatgattcaccaaaaactgtcctgaattcctaagaatttatttaccgcaaaactgacaaagtgtttatttaaaaaatgaggttgaaggtagtccttttctttcatttcattcattttcattttctttcttaagtatggctaacacaatatctaatcaattaaaattttatattttcacgtgaaaagtttctttagataattattatcaacatgatgactaactcttacggattaatacgtgtctgtagggcaatccggtggacttgatcggctttttacttcgaaagttgagtaatcggtgtcgctttcttacgcatctttgaactgtataaatgttttaaaattgtttgatccagaatgtaccacaccggacaatcaagaaggcaggtgccttgactacagaaaatgtaaacctctgcaagaaatatggcagatacagtaccgtacagccaccgatttttatagacgatcagtgtgcagataccaggtcaatgttacgatcgtttgctgtccgaacgatccaaacaaagagaagagagaaattttaataaaaactgtgtataagtataaggctttgcgaccaccatactgtggttttagcaacgtctctcataccagggtggtcgatggtaaaccagctgaacttggtacgttttatgtctttctttccgattaataataagccatttactgcaaagaatgaactttaaaggcattaaacagcacatcaatgtacatttcaattagactaaataataatgctatgattttatcggtagtaactttacttattaacttgaattatttctttcttttacttcatgttaggaagagtatctttttgcttgaaataaaaaattgatataggagtaataatatggatagagatcaaaaactgttagggcagaaattacacgtttgaactttatagttcagtatagttcaaatagaaattatatagaattatttaataatttgtattccactggaataaaaatttaatttctgtctttatcaaatctctatttcagagtatttgtacgtatgtacttatcgtctgctgtatgatcgaatatcgaataggtaataatcgttgttacccgttatgtgacaaaaaattacgtatattcacaactatgactattgcattttaggcgcttggccatgaatcgctgcattaggttttcgtaatccccgaaacccagacaaaccactatggaagtgcggaggttccctgatatcggctaggcatgttttgaccgcagcacattgtgcacatatggatggaatagaaaacatacacaatcataatattgccattcttagattggtggaggaggtgccattttcgagtaagtcctcaaatatatatatatatatatatatatatatatatatatatatatatatatatatatatatgctattgagtattgctgaagtatcatatcctgaaatttcttactgtacacatatattgtgtcataaagcgtgtacaattctttctcatacttttggtcattcgtttcctgcattttcatttatttttttatttttcagggtacgtatatcccatttgtacgaaagagcaacttcgtcggctataacccccttgttgctggatgggaagcgttaagatatagtaagtgatatcaattttataataaaattaaacagttccagtcttaaatatctttctcattttcttcgtaggacgaccacgacctaatgcattaatggaagtacaaatgccagtgattaagaacgccgaatgcaaaatagcttattccaaatttcctaatgcacctgatatcactgatggtataatatgcgccgaacatgctcagggtggagaggattcttgtacggtaattaagttacagagttactacaaactatacggtatctgaagacacgtccattcgaattaacatcaaatcgacgtcttaaacattaaaaataatagataaacacaatttaatagttttgcccacttctcacacctcgttatggtatttaatctaatttccttctaatcttagttttgctcaaaatacatataacatgtacgttataaattggagtatttcaatacacaaatcaatagaagattattactgtatataagtataatttcaatgcaattcgatcgatatatttcagtatctttgattaaaaatttaacgatcctttcaggctgaccgtggcggaccactgctgatacaacatgaattaacctcgtatttaataggtattgtgtcttatgcttataagtgcggcacagctgggtatcccagcgtttacactagggtcatatcgtaccttgacttcattctccaagcgatgcaataatatgatattactgttccataaatatcattgtgtaaaaaacgtaaagttggattttcttattgtggagataagaaacagctcaaatttacattgttttgtacgttacaaattataggcttaaaatgtacgaaatgtaactttgaaacgacactaattttttacgcacgataaacctccacgacttaggtatgtaaagatgataaatgtatattaattctattaatttggtaataataaaccaactttctgagaagttctgtaaatttcgtttctgttgtatcaagagaataatggaatattccacttagatcgtatacttcttgtatgtacgtacaaaattttccggctaatctaaaacacttcataagatagagagcttctggaaattcggacacagagagtgcataaaatacaagataagtctcgtgtctttcaaaattattttttattcgctaaaaacgtcctgtgtactcatgcaatcacatgcaacctcgaaacttcacttattttttatcactttccaattcaatacacagtttctgcatttttgactatatgtaagagaaatttccattcagccaaaggtgtacttacggattatagattcctatacgactctcagtaaaaatttatccgcactccagatagttaaaacttctgtcgaccgtattgatccatctgcactcttcgtatgacgtcaatatctgttcagtgctgctgcgcaggtttctttgtgttacgtcaattcgtttgtgaccgttgcgcgagtaatggcgctttgcaatggtgatttgcaggaaaacagtgcaggatgctgtgattcgtttcttgtggtcggaggttatgtttgatgcctatatttatcaaagatttaatgcacattatggagaaagtgttttgtcacgaagtgtgtttgaatgggcacaaaagttcaaagaagatcgcacaagtgttatgaaaaaacagctggacgcccgtccacatccacgatgacaacattgaacgtgctcatgaacttatgctctatggaatagacgagtgacactggataatgtggcaaatcatttgcaaatcagccacggctctgcttatgcaatagtgcacgacagatttgggttttaaaaagtttgtgcgagatggatgccgaaaaagctgatgaaaaggtgaagacgacgatgcattcgtggttcgcagctcagcccaaaacattttttaatgagaaaatacgaaggtccttcggcaaatggacaaagtgtatacagaaatcgagtgattatgtcaaaaaatgatgtatgtcttttttgacaattgcttaaaataaattttacaccgacagagcgggtaactttttactcaccctcgtaagacacttaaatttccaatctattatgatgaataaaagagcttatactattaaatctaattgtattttgttgcatgagagtacacgtgtatgtgatgtacattacctttatatccccttgaacgcttcaatattgcgcatatataccatattttgtacagcttctataaaatttcgtatgtttgtttaggctgttaatctagaggctggagtacaaagaagtggcacaatgatgtgggctgatgacatttataattatcaaggaatcacccctacattcgctcaggtatatatcgttgactataacgtatttaacatatatgattgttagaatattaataattaatttttaattctatcagaattttaatgaaactgtcccttgggaaggaagaactgataccttgatatcacggtttgtacatcctatatacacgacaaattttagaacattatataacgaagaaccagatcgtcgtggccatgtgatgtgaataaaaggacttgcatctgatgatatttttataatgttagataacataactaagcatcttcacagtaagataggatgacatggtttacatgaacttaatgttgttcacttgagtgatgatattataaggaaaagtgtaatatcacaggtaggatgattcataatttagaactactaactcatgtatgtattaaaaattaaagaaatatattaaattttataggatatttatgtttagtaaccagtaattcagagattggtattcatggttactataacgaggctgtagaaacgcaccctttcttctttgcaaatggtcctgtatttatgtctaagccgaaactggaacctctgaataatttagatttattcttgttattttctaaaatacttatctacagtataccataaggaatgataccgtatcgcacctaatcaagtgccttaagaaacatcaacaggatatcacagtaatcccttatcgacagatatgtaagtaaaagttatgtgtcattgttatacacagttatgtgttagtgttatacacagttatttatcattttctattaattcagttgtagccactacaatatctatgacactggtagtaattataagaacaataacgatgttctataagaggaaatgatgattaggaacaaaaacttacaggtaagtcaaagtatatgttatttgccgtttgaaaagaaagttactaacttggaattttttgataaataataattgtgcaaaatatattggatttcaaatttgtcaaaaattgaaatttaagaagcattgtaataatataacattaattttttgatttttcaggagatatcatgcggtggatggataatatgtaaaaaatattaagcagtatatgaattttcatattgcgtagagataacaaaatgaattttaaaaaatgtcgacatggtaataagaaatagcatcatgacaaagaatatataaagacagtttcattttttataaataaaaatttgttgttccagattttgaaatatagtgaaacgtttaattagtatcttaatatctttaaataattattattttagaatcaattgtaattgtatcatacgtacttttgaattcgtgcaagaacatatgtaattttgaagtagttattattaggaaattgttagacgcgaacagtatgcaaaaagttagtatgcagtgtaataattatcaatcaaaacacaagaattaaattcttgaggaaaaaatttccggaatttcttatttacacgattataaagaaatccataataaaaaggagctgctttctaatacttctcttccttgtaatgcctatgttaataataacgaggttcgactttttgtttttagagggatactggaaaatttgaaagtacagtaccattgggaagaaaatcacgatattgaaaacgatatttgcaagtaaatttccaaaaaatctgttttcaaattttcgctttctatttcacattaaaagaaagggagggctgccttctttttctgcaagacaaaacaaacattctgaatctcgtatcaatgaatgatgtcaataagttatttttcttttcagattgaacaatattccagatttattcataatttcatactacgcgaagaatagactttcataggtatataaaggaaatattaagtataggaaaactctttttcattgtaggtgacatatgcttcacggttgaacgtatttttga from Bombus huntii isolate Logan2020A unplaced genomic scaffold, iyBomHunt1.1 ctg00000151.1, whole genome shotgun sequence harbors:
- the LOC126877360 gene encoding venom serine protease Bi-VSP-like, whose protein sequence is MEVQMPVIKNAECKIAYSKFPNAPDITDGIICAEHAQGGEDSCTADRGGPLLIQHELTSYLIGIVSYAYKCGTAGYPSVYTRVISYLDFILQAMQ